GACCAGACCGGACCCGATCTGGGTCGCGAGGCGGATGCGCTGCGCCTCTCCGCCCGAGAGGGTCCCCGCGGCACGCGAGAGCGTGAGGTAGTCGAGGCCGACGTCGAGCAGGAACCCGAGGCGCGCGTCGATCTCCTTGAGCACCTGGACCGCGATCTGCCGCTCCCGGACCCCGAGCTCGAGCGTCTCGAGGAACTCCCGAGCCTCGCGCAGGGGCATCTCGCACACCTCAGCGATCGAGCGACCGCCGACCTTGACCGCGAGCACCTCGGGCTTGAGCCGTGCCCCCTCGCAGACGGGGCACGGGACCTCACGCATGTACGACTCGTACTTCTCCTTGGACCAGTCGGACTCGGTCTCGGAATGGCGCCGCTCGATGAACGCGATGACGCCCTCGAAGCCGGTCGAGTACTGCCGCTCGCGCCCCCAGCGGTTGCGGTACTTCACGTGCACCTGGTGGTTCTGGCCGTGCAGCACGGCGTTGCGGGCACGCTCCGGGAGCGCACGCCACGGTACGTCCATCGAGAAGCCCATGTCGGCGGCCAACGCGGTGAGAACCCGCTCGTAGTACTCGGACGAGGTCTGCGCCCACGGCGCGACCGCGCCCTCGCGCAGCGTCTTCTCGTCGTCAGGCACGACGAGGTCCGGGTCGACCTCGAGGCGCACGCCGATACCCGTGCACTCGGGGCACGCGCCGTAGGGCGCGTTGAAGGAGAAGGTGCGCGGCTCGACCTCTTCGAGCGTGAGCACGTGGTCGTTCGGGCACGCACGGTGCTCCGAGAACCTGCGCTCGCGGTCCGGGTCGTCCGCGTCGAGGTCGACCATGTCGACGAGGAGCAGACCGCCCGCGAGGCCGAGCGCGGTCTCGACGGAGTCCGTCAGCCGCTGCCGCACACCCTCGCGCGCGACGAGGCGGTCCACGACGACCTCGATCGTGTGCTTGAGCTTCTTCTCGAGCGTCGGGGGCGAGGAGAGCTGGACGATCTCGCCGTCGACCCGAGCGCGCGCGAATCCCTTGCCCTGCAGCTCGGTGAAGAGCTCGGCGTACTCGCCCTTGCGGCCGCGCACGACAGGCGCGAGAACCTGGTAGCGCGTGCCTTCGGGCAGTGCGAGGAGACGGTCGACGATCTGCTGCGGGGTCTGCGACGCGACACGCTCGCCGCAGACCGGGCAGTACTGCGTACCTGCGCGGGCGAACAGGAGGCGGAGGTAGTCGTAGACCTCGGTGATGGTGCCGACGGTCGAGCGCGGGTTGCGGTTGGTCGACTTCTGGTCGATCGAGACCGCCGGCGACAGACCCTCGATGAAGTCGACGTCGGGCTTGTCCATCTGCCCGAGGAACTGGCGAGCGTACGCCGAGAGCGACTCGACGTAGCGGCGCTGCCCCTCGGCGAAGATCGTGTCGAACGCGAGCGACGACTTCCCCGAGCCTGAGAGACCGGTGAAGACGATGAGCTTGTCCCTCGGCAGGTCGAGGTCGACGCTGCGCAGGTTGTGCTCCCGGGCACCTTGCACCACAAGTCGTTCGTTCACCGGTCCATCCTAGGGCCAAAGCAGGCGATTTCGCACATGTGTTCGACGTCTCAGATGCGCAGGTCCCGTCACCGGGGGACGATGAGGCCGTGTCGACACCCATCGCGGACTACGCCGCCCTCGGCGACGGCCGGACCGTCGCGCTCGTGAGCCGCAGCGGCTCGGTCGACTGGCTCTGCCTCCCCGACCTCGACTCCCCCGCGTGCTTCGCCGCGCTTCTCGGCACGCCCGACCACGGACGCTGGTTGCTCGGCGTCCGCGGGGCGACCCAGGTGTCACGGCGCTACGTCGGAGACTCGTTCGTGCTCGAGACGACGTACCGGACCGCTGGCGGGGTGGCGCGCGCGCTCGACTGGATGCCCACCCGGGACGGCCGCGCCGACATCTCCCGCAAGATCGAAGTCCTCGAGGGCGCGGTCACCGTCGAGCACGAGCTGGTCGTCCGCTTCGACTACGGCGCGGTCGAACCGTGGGTCACGTCCGACGGGCAGGTGCTGCGCGCCGTCGCGGGACCCGACTCGCTCACGCTCCGTGCCGACCGCCTCCCTCAGCACCCTCGCGGCCCGCGCCACCGGCACGCCGACACCTTCGTCCTGCACGCTGGCGAGACGTTCGAGGCGACCTGCACGTGGACACCGTCGTGGGAGCCCGTCCCGCCCGCCCTGCCCGGCCGCGGGCCGGAGGCCACGCGCGTCGACTGGGAGCGGTGGACGTCAGGGCTCGCCGTCGGCGAACGTCACCGCGAGCCGGTCGTCAGGTCACTCCTCGCCCTCCGGCTGCTGACCCACTCGCTCACCGGCGGTATCGCGGCGGCCGCGACCACGTCACTCCCCGAGCTCCCCGGTGGCGCGCGCAACTGGGACTACCGGTTCTGCTGGCTGCGCGACGCCGCGCTCGCCGTCACCGCGCTCGCCCGAGCAGGCGCGGTCGACGAGGCGAGAAAGTGGCGCGACTGGCTCGTGCGCGCCCTCGCAGGCCGCCCCGCGGACATGCAGATCATGTACGCGCTCGACGGCTCGCGCGACGACAAGCTGGTCGAGCGGGTCCGGGAGCACCTGCCAGGCTGGGAGGGTTCCGCGCCTGTGCGTACGGGTAACGGTGCTGTCAGGCAGGTCCAGCACGACGCTCTGGGCGAGGTGCTCTGCGCTCTCGACGTCGCGGCGCACGCGGGCCTACCTCGGAGCGCGACGTCGTGGGCGGTCGAACGAGCGCTCGTCAACGACCTCGTGCACCGGTGGCGCCAGCCGGACCACGGCATCTGGGAGGTGCGCGGACCAGTCCAGCACTTCGTGCAGTCCAAGGTCATGGCGTGGGCCGCGTTCGACCGCGCCGTCCGCGCCGTGGA
This genomic window from Flavimobilis soli contains:
- the uvrA gene encoding excinuclease ABC subunit UvrA, whose product is MNERLVVQGAREHNLRSVDLDLPRDKLIVFTGLSGSGKSSLAFDTIFAEGQRRYVESLSAYARQFLGQMDKPDVDFIEGLSPAVSIDQKSTNRNPRSTVGTITEVYDYLRLLFARAGTQYCPVCGERVASQTPQQIVDRLLALPEGTRYQVLAPVVRGRKGEYAELFTELQGKGFARARVDGEIVQLSSPPTLEKKLKHTIEVVVDRLVAREGVRQRLTDSVETALGLAGGLLLVDMVDLDADDPDRERRFSEHRACPNDHVLTLEEVEPRTFSFNAPYGACPECTGIGVRLEVDPDLVVPDDEKTLREGAVAPWAQTSSEYYERVLTALAADMGFSMDVPWRALPERARNAVLHGQNHQVHVKYRNRWGRERQYSTGFEGVIAFIERRHSETESDWSKEKYESYMREVPCPVCEGARLKPEVLAVKVGGRSIAEVCEMPLREAREFLETLELGVRERQIAVQVLKEIDARLGFLLDVGLDYLTLSRAAGTLSGGEAQRIRLATQIGSGLVGVLYVLDEPSIGLHQRDNRRLIETLTRLRDLGNTLIVVEHDEDTIRAADWIVDIGPGAGEHGGRVVHTGDYRGLLEAPESVTGAYLAGRRVIPMPQHRRRVDKARQIKVIGARENNLKDVDVSFPLGVFTAVTGVSGSGKSTLVNSILYTVLANELNNARQVPGHHRRVEGLEELDKVVHVDQGPIGRTPRSNPATYTGVWDHVRKLFAQTTEAKVRGYTPGRFSFNVKGGRCEACSGDGTIKIEMNFLPDVYVPCEVCQGARYNRETLEVHYKGKTVADVLHMPIEEAAEFFEAVPAISRHLKTLVDVGLGYVRLGQPAPTLSGGEAQRVKLASELQKRSTGRTVYVLDEPTTGLHFEDIRRLLAVLQSLVDKGNTVLVIEHNLDVIKNADWIIDMGPEGGSGGGTVVAQGPPELVATVEASHTGRFLAEVLGDGVPLAPAPKKKAAAAATKGASGTTAKSSTVKRKRAGAS
- a CDS encoding glycoside hydrolase family 15 protein — its product is MSTPIADYAALGDGRTVALVSRSGSVDWLCLPDLDSPACFAALLGTPDHGRWLLGVRGATQVSRRYVGDSFVLETTYRTAGGVARALDWMPTRDGRADISRKIEVLEGAVTVEHELVVRFDYGAVEPWVTSDGQVLRAVAGPDSLTLRADRLPQHPRGPRHRHADTFVLHAGETFEATCTWTPSWEPVPPALPGRGPEATRVDWERWTSGLAVGERHREPVVRSLLALRLLTHSLTGGIAAAATTSLPELPGGARNWDYRFCWLRDAALAVTALARAGAVDEARKWRDWLVRALAGRPADMQIMYALDGSRDDKLVERVREHLPGWEGSAPVRTGNGAVRQVQHDALGEVLCALDVAAHAGLPRSATSWAVERALVNDLVHRWRQPDHGIWEVRGPVQHFVQSKVMAWAAFDRAVRAVEEHGQDMTGHERDLELWRRCRAEVRAEVLERGWSDGLGSFVQHYGADHVDASLLSLLRVGFLPPEDPRAVGTVRRVQRDLSTPSGFVRRYATDLTDDGLPGGEGTFVACTFWLVEALCAIGALDEAEALFERALEACNDVGLMAEEYDPDARAQLGNTPQALSHLALVGAAQALDAAHERRAC